One uncultured Draconibacterium sp. genomic window, TTGTAATACAACTCTGCATCCGGGTCGGCCTCGTGTGCAAATTGAAATGCCAGCTTAATAAAATCTTCACCCACAATTTGGTAGAATTTACTATTCCGATAACTACCGTCTTCCATGATGGCCTCATTCACAACATCCCACCCTTTTATTCGACCTTTGTATCTTCCTACCACTGTGTATATGTGGGTTTTCATACGTTCAATCATCATTTCGCGTGACACATCATTTCCAAGGCTGTCGGTAAAAAACCAGCGTGGCGCCTGCGAATGCCAGATTAAACAATGGCCGGTAATAAATTTATTATTCTCTTCGCCAAAATCTACAAACTGATCGGCTAAGGTAAAATCAAATTCACCTTCTTTTCTTTGTATCTGACCACTTTTCATACAGTTTTCGGCAACAATCGCACTAAACTGGTCTTTAATAACTTGAACACCGGCCGTATCTTTGCCGGCAATCTGCCAAGCATTCATTGCCGTTCCAATGTAAAACTTGTCTTTAAATGCATCCTTTAATGTTGTGGCTTCCTCGTTTTTGGGAGCGCTGCACGATACAAAAACAGTCGCAATTAAAAGAATTAGAATTTGGTATGATTTAACTTTTTTCATTTTTATTATTTCATCAGATTATTACTCTATTCGTATTTAAAAATTTAATTTCTCGAAGTTATTTTCTTCTCAGTTCCAGCTCTCTCTGTATCTCTATTTCTTTCTTTTTATTGATTTCATAAAAGAACATACATACGATAACACTGATTGTGAAAGTGATAGTAGGATAAACGCTTAAAGAGAGTTTTATTCCGTTAATTGTTTCAGGAGACTGAATTGTCAACTGTTCGCTGTAACCATAAACTGCCAGAATACCGGCAACCAATGCACCACCAATACTTAATCCGGCTTTTAGTCCAAAAATCATTGCTGAGAAAATAATGGCCGTTGCCCGACGGTTGGTTTTCCATTCTGAATAATCGGCCACATCGGCAATCATAGCCCACAACAGTGGAGTACCAATACCATAAAAGAAGCCATGAACCAATTGGGTAATAAACACCAAAGAAATGGACTCCGGAGCATAAAAATAAAACAAGAGTAAACAAAGAGCTGAAAGGAATAAACTGATTCCAAACACATCGCGCTTACCAAACTTAT contains:
- a CDS encoding endo-1,4-beta-xylanase, encoding MKKVKSYQILILLIATVFVSCSAPKNEEATTLKDAFKDKFYIGTAMNAWQIAGKDTAGVQVIKDQFSAIVAENCMKSGQIQRKEGEFDFTLADQFVDFGEENNKFITGHCLIWHSQAPRWFFTDSLGNDVSREMMIERMKTHIYTVVGRYKGRIKGWDVVNEAIMEDGSYRNSKFYQIVGEDFIKLAFQFAHEADPDAELYYNDYNEWFSGKRDGIVQLIRNLKADGIRIDGIGMQGHIGMDHPSLEDYEAAIVAYATEGMKVMVTELDMSILPQPDRNVGADIATSYEYKQKLNPYTEGVPEEQMLAWDNRMTALFQLLLKHSDSVSRVTLWGVSDGMSWKNNFPVRGRTDYPLLFDRSYQPKSIVQKLIDEALKQE